A part of Streptomyces sp. NBC_01235 genomic DNA contains:
- a CDS encoding ABC transporter permease: MDMTQQAEPAVSAPPAPGPKETDGRTSQRLLALRLLARPEVGVFLGAVAVYVFFLITAPPVRDGSSMANILYQSSTIGIMALPVALLMIGGEFDLSAGVAVITSALTASMLSYQLTTNVWVGVIVALLVSLGIGFLNGWMVVKTGLPSFLITLGTFLILQGVNLAVTKLVTGNVATDDISDMDGFGQARKIFASSFDVGGVQVKITIVYWLVFAAIATWVLLRTKYGNWIFAVGGNKESARAVGVPVAFTKISLFMLVGFGAWFVGMHQLFTFNTVQSGEGVGQELIYISAAVIGGCLLTGGAGSAIGPVFGAFMFGMVQQGIVYAGWNPDWFKAFLGVMLLGAVLINLWVSRTATRR, translated from the coding sequence ATCGACATGACCCAGCAGGCTGAGCCGGCGGTGTCCGCACCGCCGGCCCCCGGCCCCAAGGAGACCGATGGGCGAACTTCGCAACGCCTCCTGGCACTGCGGCTGTTGGCCCGACCCGAGGTGGGTGTCTTCCTCGGCGCCGTCGCGGTGTACGTGTTCTTCCTGATCACCGCGCCGCCGGTGCGTGACGGCAGCTCGATGGCCAACATCCTGTACCAGTCGTCGACGATCGGGATCATGGCCCTGCCGGTCGCGCTGCTGATGATCGGCGGCGAGTTCGACCTCTCGGCCGGTGTCGCCGTCATCACCTCGGCGCTCACCGCGAGCATGCTCAGCTACCAGCTCACCACGAACGTCTGGGTGGGCGTCATCGTCGCCCTGCTGGTCTCCCTCGGGATCGGCTTCCTCAACGGCTGGATGGTCGTCAAGACCGGACTGCCGAGCTTCCTGATCACCCTGGGCACCTTCCTGATCCTGCAGGGCGTCAACCTCGCGGTGACCAAGCTGGTCACCGGCAACGTGGCCACCGACGACATCAGCGACATGGACGGCTTCGGCCAGGCCAGGAAGATCTTCGCGTCGTCCTTCGACGTCGGCGGCGTCCAGGTGAAGATCACCATCGTGTACTGGCTGGTCTTCGCGGCCATCGCCACCTGGGTGCTGCTGCGCACGAAGTACGGCAACTGGATCTTCGCGGTCGGCGGCAACAAGGAGAGCGCGCGGGCGGTCGGCGTGCCCGTGGCCTTCACGAAGATCTCGCTGTTCATGCTGGTCGGCTTCGGTGCCTGGTTCGTCGGCATGCACCAGCTGTTCACGTTCAACACCGTGCAGTCCGGCGAGGGCGTCGGCCAGGAGCTGATCTACATCTCCGCGGCGGTGATCGGCGGCTGTCTGCTGACCGGCGGCGCCGGCAGCGCGATCGGCCCGGTCTTCGGCGCGTTCATGTTCGGCATGGTGCAGCAGGGCATCGTCTACGCCGGCTGGAACCCCGACTGGTTCAAGGCCTTCCTCGGCGTGATGCTCCTCGGCGCCGTCCTGATCAATCTGTGGGTCAGCCGCACGGCGACCCGGAGGTGA
- a CDS encoding ATP-binding cassette domain-containing protein, producing MTTSNGTGTHGAIIADTVPEDGDRALVELRNAGKSYGNIRALHGVDLKVHPGKVTCVLGDNGAGKSTLIKIISGLHQHTEGEFLVDGEPVRFSTPREALDKGIATVYQDLATVPLMPVWRNFFLGSEMTKGPWPVRRLDIEKMKKTADHELREMGIVLDDLEQPIGTLSGGQRQCVAIARAVYFGARVLILDEPTAALGVKQSGVVLKYIAAARDRGLGVIFITHNPHHAYMVGDHFSVLRLGTMELSADRSQVSLEELTNHMAGGTELAALKHELAQVRGVDVEELPEEKDLTAL from the coding sequence ATGACCACCAGCAACGGAACCGGCACGCACGGCGCGATCATCGCGGACACCGTCCCCGAGGACGGCGACCGCGCGCTCGTCGAGCTGCGCAACGCCGGCAAGTCGTACGGCAACATCCGTGCCCTGCACGGCGTCGACCTGAAGGTCCACCCCGGCAAGGTGACCTGCGTCCTGGGCGACAACGGCGCCGGCAAGTCCACCCTCATCAAGATCATCTCCGGACTGCACCAGCACACCGAGGGCGAGTTCCTCGTCGACGGCGAACCGGTGCGCTTCTCCACCCCCCGCGAAGCGCTCGACAAGGGCATCGCCACGGTCTACCAGGACCTGGCCACCGTGCCGCTGATGCCGGTGTGGCGCAACTTCTTCCTCGGCTCCGAGATGACCAAGGGCCCCTGGCCCGTGCGCCGTCTCGACATCGAGAAGATGAAGAAGACCGCCGACCACGAACTGCGCGAGATGGGCATCGTCCTCGACGACCTCGAACAGCCCATCGGGACCCTCTCCGGCGGCCAGCGCCAGTGCGTGGCCATCGCCCGCGCCGTCTACTTCGGCGCCCGCGTGCTGATCCTGGACGAGCCCACCGCCGCCCTCGGTGTCAAACAGTCCGGCGTGGTCCTGAAGTACATCGCCGCCGCCCGCGACCGCGGCCTCGGCGTCATCTTCATCACCCACAACCCCCACCACGCCTACATGGTCGGCGACCACTTCAGCGTCCTGCGCCTGGGCACCATGGAACTCTCCGCCGACCGCAGCCAGGTCAGCCTCGAAGAACTCACCAACCACATGGCCGGCGGCACCGAACTCGCCGCCCTCAAACACGAGTTGGCCCAGGTCCGCGGCGTCGACGTCGAGGAACTCCCCGAGGAGAAGGACCTCACGGCCCTGTAG
- the iolC gene encoding 5-dehydro-2-deoxygluconokinase — MPFEVLTMGRVGVDVYPLQTGVGLAEVTSFGKYLGGSPTNVAVAAARYGRSSAVITKTGRDPFGEFVRTALAGFGVDSRFVGTSEIAPTPVTFCEIFPPDDFPLYFYRPPKAPDLDISEGELDLDAVRDARIFWITGTGLSEEPSRSATLAALAHRAKSGPTVFDLDWRPAFWKDTAWNDPSEARAYYAEALRHTTVAVGNLDECEVATGEREPYAAAKALLAAGVELAVVKQGPKGVLAMDRDGSAAEMPPVPVDVVNGLGAGDAFGGALCHGLLAGWDTRRTVSFANAAGAIVAGRLACSEAMPTEAEVDTKLREATLAPNDPQRKV; from the coding sequence ATGCCGTTCGAAGTGCTGACCATGGGTCGCGTGGGGGTGGACGTGTATCCACTCCAGACGGGCGTGGGGCTGGCGGAGGTCACCTCGTTCGGCAAGTACCTGGGCGGCAGCCCGACCAATGTCGCCGTGGCCGCCGCCCGGTACGGCCGTTCCTCCGCTGTGATCACGAAGACGGGCCGGGACCCGTTCGGCGAGTTCGTGCGCACGGCTCTGGCCGGCTTTGGGGTCGACAGCCGCTTCGTGGGTACGTCGGAGATCGCACCGACGCCGGTGACGTTCTGCGAGATCTTCCCGCCGGACGACTTCCCGCTGTACTTCTACCGACCGCCCAAGGCCCCCGACCTGGACATCAGCGAGGGTGAACTGGACCTGGACGCGGTACGGGACGCGCGGATCTTCTGGATCACCGGGACCGGGCTGAGCGAGGAGCCGAGCCGTTCGGCCACCCTCGCCGCCCTCGCGCACCGGGCCAAGTCGGGCCCGACCGTCTTCGACCTCGACTGGCGGCCGGCGTTCTGGAAAGACACAGCCTGGAACGACCCGTCCGAGGCGCGTGCGTACTACGCGGAGGCCCTGCGCCACACCACGGTCGCGGTCGGCAACCTCGACGAGTGCGAGGTCGCCACCGGGGAGCGCGAACCGTACGCGGCCGCGAAGGCGCTGCTGGCGGCCGGTGTGGAACTGGCGGTGGTGAAGCAGGGCCCGAAGGGTGTGCTCGCGATGGACCGGGACGGTTCGGCCGCCGAGATGCCGCCTGTCCCGGTGGACGTGGTCAACGGCCTCGGTGCCGGTGACGCGTTCGGCGGGGCGCTGTGCCACGGACTGCTGGCCGGCTGGGACACCCGCCGCACCGTCTCCTTCGCCAACGCCGCGGGCGCGATCGTCGCGGGCCGGCTGGCCTGCTCCGAGGCGATGCCGACCGAGGCCGAGGTCGACACCAAGCTCCGCGAGGCGACCCTCGCCCCCAACGATCCTCAGCGAAAGGTGTGA
- a CDS encoding Cgl0159 family (beta/alpha)8-fold protein, protein MLSENVSRIVAARVNDPGAIAAAAARRVKAASLLGEHGKAMIVAADHPARGANGVGGDPTAMADRSELLDRLCTALERPGVTGVLATADILEDLLLLGVLDGKSVFGSMNRAGLAGSVFEIDDRFTGYDAETIAGMGFDGGKMLTRIALEDPATPSVLIETARAVNELNDRQLVAMIEPFISVWRDGKLRNDLSTHAVVKSVTIASGLGRRTAYTWLKLPVVDDMERVLASSTLPALLLGGEVKDAEAAFASWGKALKQPTAQGLVIGRSLLYPGNGDVAGAVDKAVSLL, encoded by the coding sequence GTGCTGTCCGAGAACGTGAGCCGGATCGTGGCCGCCCGGGTGAACGACCCCGGCGCCATCGCGGCAGCAGCCGCGCGCCGGGTGAAGGCCGCCTCGCTGCTGGGCGAGCACGGCAAGGCAATGATCGTCGCGGCGGACCATCCCGCGCGCGGCGCCAACGGCGTCGGCGGCGACCCCACCGCGATGGCCGACCGCTCCGAGCTGCTGGACCGCCTGTGCACCGCGCTGGAGCGGCCCGGAGTGACGGGCGTGCTGGCCACCGCCGACATCCTGGAGGACCTGCTGCTCCTCGGCGTCCTCGACGGCAAGAGCGTCTTCGGTTCGATGAACCGGGCCGGGCTGGCGGGTTCGGTCTTCGAGATCGACGACCGCTTCACCGGCTACGACGCCGAGACCATCGCCGGGATGGGCTTCGACGGCGGCAAGATGCTCACACGTATCGCCCTGGAGGACCCGGCCACCCCGTCCGTCCTGATCGAGACGGCACGGGCGGTCAACGAGCTCAATGACCGTCAACTTGTCGCCATGATCGAGCCGTTCATCTCGGTCTGGCGCGACGGAAAGCTACGCAACGACCTTTCCACCCACGCCGTCGTCAAGTCGGTGACGATCGCGTCGGGACTGGGCCGGCGTACCGCCTACACCTGGCTGAAGCTGCCGGTCGTCGACGACATGGAACGCGTCCTGGCCTCCTCGACCCTGCCCGCGCTGCTGCTGGGCGGCGAGGTCAAGGACGCGGAGGCGGCGTTCGCGTCCTGGGGCAAGGCGCTCAAGCAGCCGACCGCGCAGGGCCTGGTCATCGGCCGCTCCCTTCTCTACCCCGGCAACGGCGATGTGGCCGGTGCGGTGGACAAAGCGGTGAGTCTGCTGTGA
- a CDS encoding LacI family DNA-binding transcriptional regulator, with amino-acid sequence MADVAARAGVSRALVSIIFRGQPGASEETRERVLRIADEIGYHPDSAARLLARGRSRTLGVMFTVHQAFHTDLIAGIYPEAEHLGYDVLLSAATEGRSEAKAVEALLSHRCEALILLGSDAEAAYLDELGKRTVAVSVSRRVPGARVDFVHSAEGEGVRQAMEHLVELGHRRIVHLDGGRGPGSAERRRAYRAAMRRHGLDSEVRVIPGDHTEHSGIETGHLLLAERNEGQPLPTAVLAGNDRSAMGLLMSFTRAGVEVPRDLSVVGYDDSHLSHLMPIGLTTVRQDAVLMAEHAVRFAVERLENPELEPREAVLDPKLVVRGTSSTAPETAT; translated from the coding sequence ATGGCGGACGTCGCCGCAAGAGCGGGAGTGTCCCGGGCGCTCGTCTCGATCATCTTCCGCGGACAGCCGGGAGCGAGCGAAGAGACCCGGGAGCGGGTGCTGCGGATCGCCGACGAGATCGGCTACCACCCCGACAGCGCCGCCCGGCTGCTGGCCCGTGGCCGCAGCCGCACCCTCGGCGTGATGTTCACCGTCCATCAGGCCTTCCATACGGACCTCATCGCGGGCATCTACCCGGAGGCCGAACACCTCGGCTACGACGTCCTGCTCTCCGCCGCCACCGAGGGCCGTAGCGAAGCCAAGGCGGTCGAGGCCCTGCTCAGCCACCGCTGCGAGGCACTGATACTGCTGGGCTCCGACGCCGAGGCCGCATATCTTGACGAGCTCGGGAAACGTACGGTCGCCGTCTCGGTCAGTCGCCGCGTCCCCGGTGCCCGGGTGGACTTCGTGCACAGCGCCGAGGGCGAGGGCGTACGGCAGGCCATGGAACACCTCGTCGAACTGGGGCACCGGCGGATCGTGCACCTTGACGGCGGCCGTGGCCCCGGGTCGGCAGAGCGGCGCCGGGCCTACCGGGCGGCGATGCGTCGCCATGGGCTGGACTCCGAGGTGCGGGTGATCCCGGGCGACCACACGGAGCACTCGGGCATCGAGACCGGCCATCTGCTCCTGGCGGAACGCAACGAGGGGCAGCCTCTGCCGACAGCAGTCCTCGCGGGCAACGACCGGAGCGCGATGGGCCTGTTGATGTCCTTCACCCGGGCCGGCGTCGAGGTCCCGCGCGACCTGTCCGTCGTCGGATACGACGACAGTCACCTCTCCCATCTGATGCCGATCGGGCTGACCACCGTCCGCCAGGACGCGGTGCTCATGGCGGAGCACGCGGTCCGGTTCGCCGTGGAGCGGCTGGAGAACCCGGAGCTGGAACCTCGGGAGGCGGTACTGGACCCGAAGCTGGTGGTACGCGGCACCAGCAGTACGGCACCGGAGACGGCGACCTGA
- the iolD gene encoding 3D-(3,5/4)-trihydroxycyclohexane-1,2-dione acylhydrolase (decyclizing) — protein MNTVRLTTAQALVRFLANQYSERDGQEQRLIPGMWGIFGHGNVAGIGQALLQAATTGEADLPYYLARNEQGMVHASVAYAKMRDRLAAFACTASTGPGSTNMITGAALATTNRLPVLLLPSDMFATRAADPVLQQLEDTRGGDVTVNDTFRAVSKYFDRISRPEQLIPAALAAMRVLTDPVETGAVTLALPQDVQAEAYDWPVTFFRHRVWHVGRPVPEPAAVERAARLLRNAKKPLIVAGGGAVYSGAETALRAFAEGTGIPVADTHAGKGAVPWDHPCAVGGIGSTGSYAANELAREADVVLGIGTRYSDFTTASHTVFGNPDVTFVNLNVARLDAVKHSAEPLVADARLAIQALAGALKDWEVPADYRSRTRELITRTREIEERCFNLGHSPLPAQTEILGALNDVLDDRAVVINAAGSMPGDLQQLWRARDPKAYHVEYAYSCMGYEVAAGVGTKMADPSREVVVLVGDGSYLMMAQEIVTMVSEGLKVIIVLVQNHGFASIGALSESLGSQRFGTKYRYRNGDSGQLDGDVLPVDLAANASSLGADVLHATTVDQFRTAMEKAKAATRTTVVHVETDLYGPNPPGHGWWDVPVSQTSALDTTQAAHNTYATHKHAQRHYL, from the coding sequence ATGAACACCGTCCGACTCACCACCGCCCAGGCCCTCGTGCGCTTCCTGGCGAACCAGTACAGCGAGCGCGACGGCCAGGAACAGCGCCTCATCCCCGGCATGTGGGGCATCTTCGGGCACGGCAACGTCGCCGGGATCGGGCAGGCCCTGCTCCAGGCCGCCACCACCGGCGAAGCCGATCTCCCCTACTACTTGGCGCGCAACGAGCAGGGCATGGTCCACGCCTCGGTCGCCTACGCCAAGATGCGCGACCGGCTGGCCGCCTTCGCCTGCACCGCCTCCACCGGCCCCGGCTCCACCAACATGATCACCGGCGCCGCGCTGGCCACCACCAACCGCCTCCCCGTCCTGCTCCTGCCGTCCGACATGTTCGCCACCCGCGCCGCCGACCCGGTCCTGCAGCAGCTGGAGGACACCCGGGGCGGAGACGTCACCGTCAACGACACCTTCCGCGCCGTGTCGAAGTACTTCGACCGCATCTCCCGTCCCGAACAGCTCATCCCGGCGGCCCTCGCGGCGATGCGGGTGCTCACCGACCCGGTCGAGACCGGCGCCGTCACCCTCGCCCTGCCACAGGACGTGCAGGCCGAGGCCTACGACTGGCCGGTCACATTCTTCCGGCACCGGGTATGGCACGTCGGCCGGCCCGTGCCCGAGCCCGCCGCCGTCGAGCGCGCGGCACGGCTGCTGCGGAACGCCAAGAAACCGCTGATAGTGGCGGGCGGCGGGGCCGTGTACTCCGGTGCCGAGACCGCGCTGCGGGCCTTCGCCGAGGGCACCGGCATCCCGGTCGCCGACACCCACGCCGGCAAAGGCGCGGTGCCCTGGGACCACCCGTGCGCGGTCGGCGGCATCGGCTCCACCGGCTCCTACGCGGCGAACGAACTGGCCCGCGAGGCGGACGTCGTCCTCGGCATCGGGACGCGGTACTCCGACTTCACCACCGCCAGCCACACCGTCTTCGGCAACCCCGACGTCACGTTCGTCAACCTCAACGTGGCCCGCCTGGACGCCGTCAAACACTCCGCCGAACCCCTGGTCGCGGACGCCCGGCTCGCCATCCAGGCACTCGCCGGCGCACTGAAGGACTGGGAAGTCCCGGCGGATTACCGGTCGAGGACCCGTGAACTCATCACCCGGACACGGGAGATCGAGGAACGCTGCTTCAACCTGGGCCACAGCCCGCTCCCCGCCCAGACGGAGATCCTCGGCGCGCTCAACGACGTCCTCGACGACCGCGCCGTCGTCATCAACGCGGCCGGCTCCATGCCCGGCGACCTGCAACAGCTGTGGCGTGCCCGCGATCCCAAGGCCTACCACGTCGAATACGCCTACTCCTGCATGGGCTACGAGGTCGCCGCCGGCGTCGGTACGAAGATGGCCGACCCCTCGCGCGAGGTCGTCGTCCTCGTCGGCGACGGCTCGTATCTGATGATGGCTCAGGAAATCGTGACCATGGTCTCCGAAGGCCTCAAGGTCATCATCGTCCTCGTCCAGAACCACGGCTTCGCCTCCATCGGCGCCCTCTCCGAGTCCCTCGGCTCGCAGCGCTTCGGCACCAAGTACCGCTACCGCAACGGCGATTCAGGCCAGCTCGACGGCGACGTCCTCCCCGTCGACCTCGCCGCCAACGCCTCCAGCCTCGGCGCGGACGTCCTTCACGCCACCACCGTCGATCAGTTCCGTACCGCGATGGAGAAGGCCAAGGCCGCCACCCGCACCACCGTCGTGCACGTCGAAACCGACCTCTACGGGCCCAACCCGCCCGGCCACGGCTGGTGGGACGTCCCCGTCAGCCAGACCTCCGCCCTGGACACCACCCAAGCGGCCCACAACACCTACGCCACCCACAAGCACGCCCAGCGGCACTACCTGTAA
- a CDS encoding sugar ABC transporter substrate-binding protein → MHRHHRAAILTATVLAGTLLAAGCSSSSGGKKSEEGSANASAGKADTPRMTVALVTHASPGDTFWDLVRKGAQAAAAKDNVKLVYSSDPNAGNQANLVQNAIDQKVDGIALTAAKPDAMKDVVAKANAAGVPVVGFNSGVDDWKELGMLEYFGQDENIAGQAFGQRLNQLGAKHALCVIQEQGQVALEARCAGLKKGFSGKTDILYVNGTDMPSVKSTITAKLKQDSSIDQVVTLGAPIALTAVQSLSDAASKAKLATFDLNKSLVKAVQDGQVEFAVDQQPYLQGYLAVDALWLYKTNGNFSGGSTAPVLTGPAFIDKTNVDAVAQFAAKGTR, encoded by the coding sequence ATGCACAGACACCACCGAGCCGCCATCCTCACCGCCACCGTCCTCGCCGGAACCCTGCTCGCCGCCGGCTGTTCCAGCAGCTCGGGCGGCAAGAAGTCCGAAGAAGGAAGCGCGAACGCCTCGGCGGGCAAGGCCGACACCCCGCGTATGACGGTGGCCCTGGTCACCCACGCGTCGCCCGGCGACACCTTCTGGGACCTGGTTCGCAAGGGCGCCCAGGCCGCCGCGGCCAAGGACAACGTCAAGCTCGTCTACTCCAGCGACCCCAACGCCGGCAACCAGGCCAACCTCGTGCAGAACGCGATCGACCAGAAGGTCGACGGCATCGCGCTCACCGCCGCCAAGCCGGACGCCATGAAGGACGTGGTGGCCAAGGCGAATGCGGCGGGCGTCCCGGTCGTCGGCTTCAACTCCGGTGTGGACGACTGGAAGGAGCTCGGCATGCTGGAGTACTTCGGCCAGGACGAGAACATCGCCGGCCAGGCCTTCGGTCAGCGCCTGAACCAGCTCGGCGCCAAGCACGCCCTCTGCGTCATCCAGGAGCAGGGGCAGGTCGCCCTTGAGGCTCGCTGCGCCGGCCTGAAGAAGGGCTTCAGCGGAAAGACGGACATCCTCTACGTCAACGGCACCGACATGCCGTCCGTGAAGTCCACCATCACCGCCAAGCTCAAGCAGGACTCCTCCATCGACCAGGTCGTCACCCTCGGCGCCCCGATCGCGCTGACCGCCGTGCAGTCGCTGTCCGACGCCGCCAGCAAGGCCAAGCTCGCCACCTTCGACCTCAACAAGAGCCTGGTGAAGGCCGTCCAGGACGGCCAGGTCGAATTCGCCGTCGACCAGCAGCCCTACCTGCAGGGCTACCTCGCCGTCGACGCCCTGTGGCTCTACAAGACCAACGGAAACTTCAGCGGAGGCAGCACCGCGCCCGTCCTCACCGGACCGGCTTTCATCGACAAGACCAACGTCGACGCCGTCGCCCAGTTCGCCGCGAAGGGCACCCGGTGA
- the iolB gene encoding 5-deoxy-glucuronate isomerase: MSSKYHFPHGTSADGPYDVLVTPESAGWGYSGLRILTLKPGEAHSLPTGDSELLVLPLEGGCTVTVTGQSFELAGRTGVFASVTDFAYLPSGSEALISSAQGGLFALPSARTERSSLSARYGRKEDVPVELRGAGACSRQVNNYCLPGTFEAEQLLVCEVLTPGGNWSSYPPHKHDEARPGEESELEEIYYFQVAGDGNGFGYQRVYGTQDRPIDVLAEVRSGDTVLIPHGWHGPSVAAPGYDLYYLNVMAGPGQERTWLICDDPAHGWVRTTWASQDIDDRLPFEGPNEQ; encoded by the coding sequence GTGAGCAGCAAGTACCACTTCCCGCACGGGACGTCCGCCGACGGCCCCTACGACGTCCTGGTCACGCCCGAGTCGGCGGGCTGGGGATACTCCGGCCTCAGGATCCTCACCCTGAAGCCGGGTGAGGCGCACTCCCTGCCCACGGGGGATTCGGAGTTGCTGGTTCTTCCCCTGGAGGGCGGTTGCACTGTCACCGTCACCGGGCAGAGCTTCGAACTCGCCGGGCGGACAGGCGTGTTCGCCTCGGTCACCGACTTCGCCTACCTCCCCAGCGGGTCGGAGGCCCTGATCAGCAGCGCGCAGGGAGGTCTGTTCGCGCTGCCCTCCGCCCGTACCGAGCGGAGCTCACTCTCCGCTCGGTACGGGCGCAAGGAGGACGTGCCGGTGGAGCTGCGGGGCGCGGGCGCGTGTTCGCGGCAGGTCAACAACTACTGCCTGCCGGGCACGTTCGAGGCCGAGCAGCTGCTGGTGTGCGAGGTCCTCACGCCGGGCGGCAACTGGTCCTCGTACCCGCCGCACAAGCACGACGAGGCCCGGCCCGGCGAAGAGTCGGAGCTGGAGGAGATCTACTACTTCCAGGTCGCCGGGGACGGGAACGGCTTCGGCTACCAGCGGGTCTACGGCACCCAGGACCGGCCGATCGACGTGCTCGCCGAGGTCCGCTCCGGCGACACCGTCCTGATCCCGCACGGCTGGCACGGGCCCTCGGTCGCCGCGCCCGGCTACGACCTCTACTACCTCAACGTCATGGCCGGCCCGGGTCAGGAACGCACCTGGCTGATCTGCGACGACCCCGCCCACGGCTGGGTGCGCACGACGTGGGCGTCCCAGGACATCGACGACCGGCTTCCCTTCGAAGGACCCAACGAGCAATGA
- a CDS encoding CoA-acylating methylmalonate-semialdehyde dehydrogenase yields the protein MKTIQHWINGSPATGTSRQTAPVFNPATGQEQARVALAGAAEVDAAVTAAATAFETWSQSSLTQRTQVMFAFRQLLVEHEEELGRIISAEHGKTVDDARGEITRGREVVEFACGLGDVLKGSFSDQVSRGVDVHNFRQPLGVVAGITPFNFPAMVPLWMHPIAIATGNTFILKPSERDPSAANFVAELYQKAGLPDGVFNVVHGGKDAVDAILTRPGIEAVSFVGSTPIAKYVHQTATAHGKRVQALGGAKNHAVVLPDADLDFAANHITAGAYGSAGERCMAVSVAVAVGEAADALVEVLQRKAREVKVGPGDQPGTEMGPLITKAAQERVENAVGTAHAQGATVVVDGRGLKVDGHEDGFFTGPTLLDHVTTEMDAYKEELFGPVLAIVRADTLDEAIDLINANPYGNGTALFTASGEAARRFQRNIKVGMIGINVPVPVPMSYYSFGGWKDSLIGDSPIHGPEGIRFYTRPKVVTTRWPQPTQQLAAGFNFPTSN from the coding sequence GTGAAGACCATCCAGCACTGGATCAACGGCTCCCCCGCCACCGGCACAAGTAGGCAAACCGCGCCGGTGTTCAACCCGGCCACCGGTCAGGAGCAGGCCCGGGTCGCCCTCGCCGGCGCGGCCGAGGTGGACGCCGCCGTCACCGCCGCCGCGACGGCCTTCGAAACCTGGTCGCAGTCCTCGCTCACCCAGCGCACGCAGGTGATGTTTGCCTTCCGTCAGCTCCTCGTCGAGCACGAGGAGGAGCTCGGCCGGATCATCTCCGCCGAGCACGGCAAGACCGTCGACGACGCCCGCGGCGAAATCACCCGCGGCCGGGAAGTCGTGGAGTTCGCCTGCGGCCTCGGCGACGTGCTCAAGGGGTCCTTCTCCGACCAGGTATCCCGCGGCGTCGACGTGCACAACTTCCGCCAGCCCCTCGGCGTCGTCGCCGGCATCACACCCTTCAACTTCCCCGCCATGGTGCCCCTGTGGATGCACCCGATCGCCATCGCCACCGGCAACACCTTCATCCTCAAGCCCAGCGAACGCGACCCGTCGGCGGCCAACTTCGTCGCCGAGCTGTACCAGAAGGCCGGCCTGCCCGACGGCGTCTTCAACGTCGTCCACGGCGGCAAGGACGCGGTCGACGCGATCCTCACCCGCCCCGGCATCGAAGCCGTCTCCTTCGTCGGCTCCACACCCATCGCCAAATACGTCCACCAGACGGCCACCGCCCACGGCAAGCGCGTCCAGGCCCTCGGCGGCGCCAAGAACCACGCCGTCGTCCTGCCCGACGCCGACCTCGACTTCGCCGCCAACCACATCACCGCCGGCGCCTACGGCTCGGCGGGAGAGCGCTGCATGGCCGTGTCGGTGGCCGTCGCAGTCGGCGAAGCCGCCGACGCCCTGGTCGAGGTACTTCAGCGCAAGGCCCGCGAGGTCAAGGTCGGCCCCGGCGACCAGCCCGGCACCGAAATGGGCCCGCTCATCACCAAGGCCGCCCAGGAACGCGTCGAGAACGCCGTCGGCACCGCCCACGCCCAAGGCGCCACCGTCGTCGTCGACGGCCGCGGTCTCAAGGTCGACGGCCACGAAGACGGCTTCTTCACCGGCCCCACCCTCCTCGACCACGTCACCACCGAAATGGACGCCTACAAGGAAGAACTGTTCGGCCCCGTCCTCGCCATCGTCCGCGCCGACACCCTCGACGAGGCCATCGACCTCATCAACGCCAACCCCTACGGCAACGGCACCGCCCTGTTCACCGCCTCCGGCGAAGCCGCCCGCCGCTTCCAGCGCAACATCAAGGTCGGCATGATCGGCATCAACGTCCCCGTGCCCGTCCCGATGTCCTACTACTCCTTCGGCGGCTGGAAGGACTCCCTCATCGGCGACTCCCCCATCCACGGCCCCGAAGGCATCCGCTTCTACACCCGCCCCAAGGTCGTCACCACCCGCTGGCCCCAACCCACCCAGCAACTCGCCGCCGGCTTCAACTTCCCCACCTCCAACTGA